A genomic segment from Candidatus Anaeroferrophillus wilburensis encodes:
- the phnC gene encoding phosphonate ABC transporter ATP-binding protein, with the protein MISLREVTIGYVQTPILQAIDLRIEKGEFVGIIGLSGAGKSTLLKSMIGKVKIFSGEYQIGDHRLNSLSKSGMKDLRSRIGFIFQGYNLVNRLSVLHNIMSGMLKNIPLMRSVIKLYNGTELEQAYEYMKVVGIEGLALKRCDELSGGERQRTAIARALAQEPEMILADEPVAALDLKSAAMVMDVMQKVNQFYGVTVVVNLHHLDMARHYCSRIIGINDGQIVFDGMPGELCNQSIAQVYRTGAALAA; encoded by the coding sequence ATGATTTCTTTACGGGAAGTAACCATCGGCTATGTGCAGACCCCCATTCTGCAAGCAATTGATCTTCGTATAGAGAAGGGGGAATTTGTCGGCATCATCGGGCTGTCGGGTGCCGGAAAAAGTACCCTGTTGAAATCAATGATCGGCAAGGTGAAAATTTTTTCCGGAGAGTACCAAATAGGTGATCATCGCTTGAACAGTCTGTCAAAAAGCGGGATGAAGGATCTCCGTTCCCGGATCGGCTTTATTTTTCAAGGCTACAACCTGGTCAATCGCCTAAGCGTTCTGCATAACATCATGAGCGGCATGTTGAAAAACATTCCTCTGATGCGCTCGGTCATCAAACTTTATAACGGTACGGAACTTGAGCAGGCTTACGAATATATGAAGGTGGTTGGCATTGAAGGGTTGGCGTTGAAGCGGTGTGATGAATTGTCCGGTGGCGAGCGACAGAGAACCGCCATCGCCCGAGCCTTAGCTCAGGAACCGGAAATGATTCTGGCCGATGAACCAGTGGCTGCACTGGATTTGAAAAGTGCCGCCATGGTGATGGATGTCATGCAGAAAGTCAACCAGTTCTATGGTGTTACCGTGGTGGTCAACCTGCATCATCTTGATATGGCTCGCCACTACTGCTCCCGCATCATTGGAATCAATGACGGGCAGATCGTCTTCGATGGCATGCCAGGGGAGCTCTGCAACCAATCCATTGCCCAGGTGTACCGGACAGGAGCCGCCCTGGCGGCATAA
- a CDS encoding prolipoprotein diacylglyceryl transferase codes for MTAIMFVATLAGLLTVIFWWSFTHLTRERWQMLAVIPVRRRPDGQWTGVNLTYYGLLSANAYLLAAALVLVMFGSLGINLQPAVMLVAIMLAVCIPAASIMARLVERKGATLTVAGAVFVGNLVLPFLVMLLNRFLWAGSWMTPLAVMPIMAAVAVAYAVGEGAGRLACISFGCCYGRPLVHCSPWCRFLFAKFNFVFTGKTKKVAYEACLDGTSLIPIQGVTAIINCGAGLVGLWFFLMGHYGLTFLLVVVVTQGWRCFSEFMRADYRGGGRWSAYQVMAILTIFYDIGMAWLLPASVAGIPDLPTGLTSLWQPLAIFMLQAIWLLTLFHTGLSRVTGASLLFHLKEEKV; via the coding sequence ATGACGGCGATAATGTTCGTGGCGACGCTGGCCGGCCTGCTGACCGTTATTTTCTGGTGGAGCTTTACTCATCTTACCAGGGAACGCTGGCAGATGCTGGCTGTTATTCCTGTCAGAAGACGTCCGGATGGCCAATGGACGGGCGTTAACCTGACCTATTATGGTCTGCTTTCCGCCAATGCCTATCTGCTGGCCGCTGCCCTGGTCCTGGTTATGTTCGGGTCGCTCGGTATCAATCTGCAGCCTGCGGTTATGCTGGTGGCGATCATGCTGGCTGTTTGCATCCCTGCCGCCAGCATTATGGCTCGTCTGGTTGAAAGGAAAGGTGCCACTCTGACGGTAGCCGGGGCCGTTTTTGTTGGCAACCTGGTCCTACCCTTCCTCGTCATGCTTCTCAACCGGTTTTTATGGGCAGGAAGCTGGATGACCCCCTTGGCGGTCATGCCGATTATGGCGGCGGTAGCCGTAGCCTACGCCGTGGGTGAAGGAGCTGGCCGACTTGCCTGTATCAGTTTCGGCTGCTGTTACGGCCGGCCGTTGGTTCACTGTTCCCCCTGGTGTCGCTTTCTTTTTGCAAAATTCAACTTTGTTTTTACTGGTAAGACCAAAAAAGTTGCTTACGAGGCTTGCCTGGATGGCACCTCTCTGATCCCTATCCAGGGGGTTACCGCCATTATCAATTGCGGGGCCGGCCTGGTGGGCTTGTGGTTTTTCCTGATGGGACACTATGGGCTGACATTTCTACTGGTGGTTGTCGTTACCCAGGGGTGGCGATGCTTTTCTGAATTTATGCGGGCCGATTACCGGGGCGGTGGCCGTTGGAGTGCTTACCAGGTCATGGCCATCCTGACGATCTTCTATGATATCGGCATGGCCTGGCTGTTGCCGGCCAGCGTGGCAGGCATTCCTGATCTACCAACTGGTTTGACATCCCTCTGGCAGCCGCTTGCCATTTTCATGCTGCAGGCCATCTGGCTTCTCACCCTTTTTCATACCGGCCTCAGCCGGGTTACCGGCGCATCGCTTTTATTCCACTTAAAGGAAGAAAAAGTGTGA
- a CDS encoding phosphatidylserine decarboxylase, producing MILRRSPTLLSHQYIERRTSRIIDEKLYADRVIQFLYSQVREHAAPLFRAFTSCWATKTLGSFNFDLPLCCQVERLKKFMRRAGVDFSECLVPESELTTARKIFERQIRYWECRPMNNLPAAIVSPADALLLVGSLAPNSTIFLKNKFFTYEELLGLDRSRWLSAFRGGEIAIFRLTPDKYHYNHLPVSGRIIDFYELQGDYHSCNPGAVVREVTPFSKNRRVVTIIDTDCEGGSQVGLAAMVEVVALMIGEIVQCYSSEAYNNPCQLEIGMMVQKGQPKSLYRPGSSTDILLFQRGKVLFYPDLLANRKTTAVHSRFSTGFSTPMVETEVAVRSSIALGVGSLHGETYGDNQ from the coding sequence ATGATATTAAGGAGGAGTCCTACCTTGCTGAGCCATCAATACATCGAGCGGCGAACCAGTAGAATCATTGATGAAAAACTCTATGCCGACCGGGTGATCCAATTTCTCTATTCCCAGGTGCGCGAACATGCGGCGCCGTTGTTCAGAGCCTTTACCAGCTGCTGGGCCACCAAAACGCTGGGCAGCTTCAATTTTGACCTGCCCTTGTGCTGCCAGGTGGAGCGATTGAAAAAATTCATGCGGCGGGCAGGGGTCGATTTTTCTGAATGTCTTGTTCCTGAAAGTGAGCTGACGACGGCCAGAAAGATTTTTGAGCGCCAGATTCGCTACTGGGAATGCCGCCCCATGAATAATCTCCCTGCGGCGATTGTTTCACCGGCCGATGCGCTGCTGCTGGTGGGCTCACTGGCTCCCAACTCGACCATTTTTCTTAAAAATAAGTTTTTCACCTATGAAGAACTGCTGGGTCTTGACCGCTCCCGCTGGTTATCGGCTTTCAGGGGGGGGGAGATCGCGATCTTCAGGCTCACCCCGGATAAGTACCACTACAACCATCTTCCAGTCAGCGGGCGCATTATAGACTTTTATGAGTTGCAGGGGGATTACCATTCCTGCAACCCCGGTGCCGTTGTTCGGGAGGTGACTCCTTTTTCAAAAAACCGGCGGGTGGTTACCATCATTGATACCGATTGTGAGGGGGGAAGCCAGGTTGGCCTGGCGGCCATGGTCGAAGTGGTTGCCCTGATGATCGGCGAGATTGTCCAATGTTACAGCAGTGAGGCATACAATAATCCCTGTCAATTGGAGATTGGTATGATGGTCCAGAAAGGTCAGCCAAAGAGTCTCTACCGGCCCGGCAGCAGTACGGACATCCTGCTTTTTCAGAGGGGAAAAGTTCTTTTTTATCCCGATTTACTGGCCAACCGAAAAACCACCGCGGTCCACAGTCGTTTCAGCACCGGATTTTCCACCCCCATGGTGGAGACCGAAGTTGCCGTGCGCTCCTCCATTGCCCTTGGCGTTGGCTCGCTCCATGGAGAGACTTATGGTGATAACCAATGA
- a CDS encoding ABC transporter permease, with the protein MLTNTLLLALREIRRNVLRSFLTILGIVIGVAAVIVMVTIGAGATAQVTEQIASLGSNLLMIRVGQHMGAGQTSAAPPFDLADVQALYREIPAITAVAPSSSQKITAVYSNANWSTTVSGVDNQFFAVRNWTIETGRQFLDTELRSGKAVCVIGATVAKELFGRQAPLDNKIRLGSFSCQIIGVLEAKGQSTFGSDQDDLVLVPLRTFQRRIAGNQDIGLIQVSVAEGRSTDKAKSDIEYLLRERRHVSGSENDNFQVRDMKEITRMLTGTTQILTSLLGAVAAVSLLVGGIGIMNIMLVSVTERTREIGIRLAIGALEREVLLQFLVEAVVLSSFGGIIGIVLALSTSIGLASLLNIPFVFNLGIMVIAFLFSAAVGIVFGFFPARKAARLDPIDALRHE; encoded by the coding sequence ATGCTGACTAATACCTTGCTTCTTGCCCTCCGGGAGATTCGGCGCAACGTCCTGCGCTCGTTTCTGACCATTCTCGGCATTGTTATCGGCGTGGCTGCGGTCATTGTTATGGTTACCATCGGTGCCGGTGCCACGGCCCAGGTTACCGAGCAGATAGCCAGTCTGGGCAGCAACCTGCTGATGATCCGGGTTGGCCAGCACATGGGTGCCGGACAGACATCGGCGGCGCCGCCTTTTGATCTTGCCGATGTTCAAGCTCTTTACCGGGAGATCCCTGCCATCACCGCCGTTGCCCCTTCATCTTCCCAAAAAATCACCGCGGTTTACAGCAATGCCAACTGGTCCACCACGGTTTCTGGTGTTGACAACCAGTTCTTTGCCGTGCGCAACTGGACGATTGAGACCGGCCGCCAATTTCTTGATACGGAATTGCGTTCCGGCAAGGCGGTCTGCGTTATCGGGGCTACGGTGGCCAAAGAGCTTTTCGGCAGGCAGGCCCCGCTTGACAACAAGATTCGTCTAGGCAGTTTCTCCTGTCAGATTATCGGTGTGCTGGAGGCCAAGGGCCAGTCCACGTTCGGTTCTGATCAGGATGATCTCGTCCTAGTGCCGCTGCGCACATTTCAGCGGCGGATTGCCGGTAATCAGGATATCGGTCTGATCCAGGTTTCCGTGGCAGAGGGCCGGTCAACGGACAAAGCCAAAAGCGACATCGAGTACCTGCTGCGCGAACGCCGCCATGTCTCAGGTTCGGAAAATGATAATTTCCAGGTGCGCGACATGAAGGAAATTACCAGAATGCTCACCGGTACCACCCAGATACTCACCAGTCTGCTGGGCGCGGTGGCGGCGGTCAGTCTGCTGGTGGGTGGGATCGGCATCATGAATATCATGCTTGTCTCAGTGACCGAACGAACCAGAGAGATCGGCATTCGGCTGGCAATCGGCGCCCTCGAACGTGAGGTGCTGCTGCAGTTTTTGGTGGAGGCGGTGGTGCTTTCCTCCTTCGGTGGCATCATTGGTATTGTCCTCGCCCTATCGACCTCCATCGGCCTTGCCAGCCTCTTGAACATCCCCTTTGTTTTCAACCTTGGCATCATGGTCATCGCCTTTCTCTTTTCCGCGGCGGTCGGTATTGTTTTTGGCTTTTTCCCGGCCAGAAAGGCAGCCCGTCTTGATCCCATCGATGCCCTGCGCCACGAGTAG
- a CDS encoding ABC transporter ATP-binding protein, whose product MAGNSHPEHHSLVELQGVTKVYGSGTAAMRALRGVDLRIDEGEFVAVMGPSGSGKSTCMNILGCLDTPTDGAYLFKDVAVGSLTRNQRALLRRHYLGFVFQGFNLLNRTSALENVELPLLYRGIKSEERHRRATGALAAVGLTGWEAHTPGELSGGQQQRVAIARAIVTEPAVLLADEPTGNLDTARSLEIMELLTSFNRDRGITIIMVTHEQEMARFARRVVQFRDGLVWVDKSNGEVG is encoded by the coding sequence ATGGCTGGCAATTCCCATCCGGAGCATCATTCCTTGGTGGAACTGCAGGGAGTAACCAAGGTGTACGGCAGTGGGACGGCGGCCATGCGGGCTCTGCGGGGGGTCGATCTGCGCATTGACGAGGGTGAATTCGTTGCGGTCATGGGGCCGAGCGGTTCCGGCAAATCAACCTGCATGAACATTCTCGGCTGTCTCGATACGCCGACAGACGGTGCATACCTGTTCAAGGACGTTGCGGTTGGTTCCTTGACCAGAAATCAACGGGCTTTGCTGCGGCGCCATTATCTGGGGTTTGTCTTCCAGGGATTCAACCTGCTGAATCGCACGTCGGCCCTGGAAAATGTTGAACTGCCCCTGCTGTACCGGGGGATCAAAAGCGAGGAGCGTCACCGCCGGGCCACCGGTGCTTTGGCGGCCGTGGGCCTGACCGGCTGGGAAGCTCACACGCCGGGTGAGCTTTCAGGCGGCCAGCAGCAGCGGGTGGCCATTGCCCGGGCCATCGTTACCGAACCGGCCGTACTGCTGGCCGACGAACCGACGGGCAACCTTGATACGGCCCGCAGCCTTGAGATTATGGAACTGCTCACCTCATTCAACCGGGATCGGGGCATCACGATTATCATGGTCACCCACGAGCAGGAAATGGCCCGTTTTGCCAGACGGGTGGTGCAATTTCGGGATGGACTGGTATGGGTTGATAAGAGCAATGGGGAGGTGGGCTGA
- a CDS encoding efflux RND transporter periplasmic adaptor subunit, which translates to MNTTEMAGSADLKKTLGLEPSAGRNKHLNRLLVWGVLLVVVIVVSLRWITGRNDQAIEYQTVAAQRGDFTVTVTATGNLQPTNQVDVGSEVSGTIASVAVDYNDVVKAGQVLARIDTTKLEAQANQSRAAVASSRANLHQAQASLFEAEKELERLARTRELSGGRIPSVHDFDAAEAVLKRARASEAMIRANIAEAEARLRVDQTNLEKAIIVSPINGVVLKRSVEPGQTVAASLQAPVLFTLAEDLTKMELHVDVDEADVGQVREGQQGTFMVDAYPDRTFPAHIVQVRYGSQSSEGVVTYLTVLNVDNSDLSLRPGMTATADIVVRQVTDALLVPNAALRYLPPQPEVKSAAKAGGSLLSKLFPRPARTGPRKSAESTGRKTQRVWTLRDNQPVAVPVTTGATNGVMTEIISGDISPDMPLILESVSKRK; encoded by the coding sequence ATGAACACAACAGAGATGGCTGGCAGCGCTGACCTGAAAAAAACCCTGGGACTGGAGCCGTCCGCCGGCAGGAACAAACATCTTAATCGCCTGCTGGTTTGGGGCGTGCTGCTGGTGGTGGTCATTGTTGTCTCCCTTCGATGGATTACGGGGCGCAATGACCAGGCAATAGAGTACCAGACCGTGGCGGCGCAGCGCGGTGATTTTACCGTCACCGTCACTGCCACCGGCAACCTGCAGCCGACCAATCAGGTGGATGTGGGCTCCGAGGTTTCCGGCACCATCGCATCCGTGGCAGTGGATTACAACGATGTTGTCAAGGCCGGCCAAGTGCTGGCCAGAATCGATACCACCAAGCTTGAAGCCCAGGCAAACCAGTCGCGGGCCGCCGTGGCATCGTCCCGGGCCAACCTGCACCAGGCCCAGGCCAGCCTGTTTGAAGCCGAAAAGGAGTTGGAGCGGTTAGCCCGGACCCGTGAACTCAGCGGGGGCAGGATACCCTCGGTGCATGATTTCGATGCGGCCGAGGCGGTACTCAAACGTGCCCGGGCAAGTGAAGCTATGATTCGGGCCAATATCGCCGAGGCGGAGGCAAGACTTCGGGTTGACCAGACCAACCTGGAAAAGGCGATCATTGTTTCACCGATCAACGGCGTGGTTCTCAAACGCAGCGTCGAGCCGGGGCAGACGGTGGCCGCGTCCCTGCAGGCTCCAGTGCTTTTCACCCTGGCAGAGGATCTGACCAAGATGGAACTCCATGTGGATGTGGATGAGGCTGATGTGGGGCAGGTAAGGGAGGGACAGCAGGGTACTTTTATGGTGGATGCCTATCCGGATCGCACCTTTCCCGCCCATATTGTTCAGGTGCGCTACGGTTCCCAGTCTTCTGAAGGGGTGGTGACCTATCTGACCGTTCTCAATGTTGACAATTCAGACCTCTCCCTGCGCCCCGGCATGACCGCCACGGCAGATATCGTGGTCAGACAGGTTACTGATGCCCTGCTGGTGCCAAATGCCGCCTTGCGGTATCTTCCGCCTCAGCCGGAAGTAAAATCTGCCGCCAAGGCGGGCGGCAGCCTGCTGAGCAAACTCTTTCCCCGTCCTGCCCGCACCGGGCCTCGGAAAAGTGCTGAAAGTACCGGCCGGAAAACGCAGCGAGTCTGGACCTTGCGCGACAACCAGCCGGTGGCAGTCCCGGTTACCACCGGCGCCACCAACGGCGTTATGACCGAAATTATCAGCGGCGACATCAGCCCAGATATGCCGTTGATCCTTGAATCAGTCAGTAAAAGGAAGTGA
- a CDS encoding efflux transporter outer membrane subunit codes for MIPSCLGWHNQRKAYLWRRLVAVLQLSFFLFFAGCAAVGPDYAPPERSVPAAWHTELRQGLSGEAADVHQLSSWWEVLNDSVLTSLIEQAVDNNFDLQLAVARVREARARRGISRAAQLPAMDASGLVTRSQSSGGGPTRNFYVVGLDAGWEVDIFGGVRRTVEAAEAELAASHEGLRDVLVSLTAEIALNYLDTRTLQSRLAIAASNLAMQQQTFDLVNARCQAGLSDQLALQQARYNLESTRSRIPTLRSSLEEAKNRLAVLAGAVPGSVHELLAEARPIPVIPPMVAVGVPAEALRQRPDIRRAEYDLAAQTARIGVATADLYPKFRLAGSIGLESLSSTELFTSTSKNWSIGPRVSWNIFDAGAIRQNIEVQSAIQEQYVCAYEAAVLGALEEVENVLAAYAEEQLRRERLVDAVDAARQVEALAAIQYHAGLVDFAAVLDAQRSLLSFEDQLAESDGMVTANLVRLYKVLGGGWRSSSTLQFPGKG; via the coding sequence ATGATCCCATCATGTCTCGGGTGGCACAACCAGCGAAAGGCCTATCTATGGCGTCGCCTTGTTGCGGTGCTGCAGCTCTCATTCTTCCTGTTCTTTGCCGGTTGTGCAGCTGTCGGTCCCGATTATGCGCCGCCGGAGCGCAGTGTTCCGGCTGCCTGGCATACGGAACTCAGGCAGGGTTTGTCAGGAGAGGCGGCGGATGTCCACCAGCTGTCCAGCTGGTGGGAGGTTCTTAATGATTCAGTTCTGACCAGTCTTATCGAACAGGCGGTTGACAATAATTTCGATCTGCAGCTGGCTGTGGCCAGGGTGCGGGAGGCCCGTGCCCGCCGGGGCATCAGTCGGGCTGCGCAGCTTCCTGCCATGGATGCCAGCGGGTTGGTCACCAGAAGTCAAAGCAGCGGCGGTGGCCCGACGCGCAACTTCTATGTTGTCGGTCTTGATGCCGGCTGGGAAGTGGATATCTTCGGTGGTGTGCGGCGCACTGTGGAGGCGGCCGAGGCGGAGCTTGCCGCCAGCCATGAGGGTCTGCGCGACGTCCTGGTGTCGTTGACTGCCGAGATCGCCCTGAATTACCTGGATACCCGTACGTTGCAGAGTCGCCTTGCCATTGCTGCAAGCAATCTGGCCATGCAGCAGCAGACCTTTGACTTGGTCAACGCGCGCTGCCAGGCCGGACTCAGTGATCAATTGGCTTTGCAGCAGGCGCGCTATAATCTGGAGAGCACCAGATCCCGGATTCCTACACTGCGCAGCAGCCTGGAAGAGGCAAAAAACCGGTTGGCCGTCCTGGCCGGGGCAGTGCCAGGCAGTGTCCATGAGCTGTTGGCGGAAGCCCGGCCGATTCCGGTCATCCCTCCGATGGTGGCCGTCGGGGTGCCGGCTGAAGCGTTGCGGCAGCGGCCGGATATCCGGCGGGCGGAATACGATCTTGCCGCCCAGACGGCCCGCATCGGGGTAGCTACGGCAGATCTTTACCCAAAATTCCGACTGGCCGGCTCCATTGGCCTGGAATCCCTCTCTTCAACCGAGTTGTTCACCTCCACCAGTAAGAACTGGAGCATCGGTCCCCGTGTGTCATGGAACATCTTCGATGCGGGAGCCATTCGGCAAAACATTGAGGTACAGTCTGCGATCCAAGAGCAGTATGTGTGTGCCTACGAAGCGGCAGTGCTGGGCGCCTTGGAAGAGGTGGAGAACGTCCTTGCCGCCTATGCCGAAGAGCAGCTGCGCCGGGAGCGGCTGGTTGACGCAGTGGATGCCGCCCGCCAGGTTGAAGCGTTGGCGGCGATTCAGTACCATGCCGGTCTAGTGGACTTTGCGGCAGTGCTGGACGCCCAGCGGTCGCTGCTCTCCTTTGAAGATCAGCTGGCCGAAAGTGATGGCATGGTCACCGCAAACCTGGTTCGGCTGTACAAGGTCCTTGGAGGGGGATGGCGTTCATCGTCAACCCTGCAATTTCCGGGAAAAGGATAA
- a CDS encoding glutamine--tRNA ligase/YqeY domain fusion protein, whose translation MAGENVNKSVVGNFIQEIITADRQSGKHDGRVLTRFPPEPNGYLHIGHAKSICLNFGLAARNGGLCNLRFDDTNPSKEEVEYVESIKEDVRWLGFDWGERQFFASDYFADFYDYAVQLIELGKAYVCDLGPEEVRAYRGTLTEPGKDSPYRNRQVEENLELFARMRAGEFPDGSRVLRAKIDMRSGNLNMRDPVIYRILRAEHHRTGSQWCIYPMYDFAHCLSDSLEGITHSICTLEFEDHRPLYDWILDQLPVSCHPQQIEFARLNLSYTVMSKRKLLQLVEQGLVSGWDDPRMPTIAGLRRRGFTPEAIRDFCDRIGVAKKDSTVDLALLEHCLREDLNRRALRLMGVLRPLKVVITNYPEGRMEELEAINNPEDPAAGTRLLPFSRELYIERDDFLEEPPKKFFRLTPGREVRLRYAYYITCERVVKDEQTGEVLEVHCTYDPETRGGSSPDGRKVKGTIHWVSASHARDAEVRLYDRLFTHPNPGGERDGSDFTAFLNPGSLEILDGCKVEPSVVDLPTGQPFQFERLGYFCADVRSSTAESPVFNRAVTLRDSWAKVAAKQ comes from the coding sequence ATGGCAGGAGAAAATGTAAACAAGAGCGTAGTTGGTAATTTTATTCAGGAGATTATCACTGCTGACCGGCAAAGCGGCAAGCATGACGGCCGGGTGCTGACCAGGTTTCCACCGGAGCCCAACGGTTACTTGCACATCGGCCATGCCAAGTCCATCTGTCTCAATTTTGGCCTGGCGGCCAGAAACGGCGGCCTCTGCAACCTGCGTTTCGATGATACCAACCCCAGTAAAGAAGAGGTTGAGTATGTGGAGTCGATCAAGGAGGATGTCCGCTGGCTTGGCTTTGACTGGGGGGAACGGCAGTTTTTTGCCTCTGACTATTTTGCCGATTTTTACGACTATGCGGTTCAGTTGATCGAGCTTGGGAAAGCCTATGTCTGCGATCTGGGACCTGAGGAGGTAAGAGCCTATCGCGGCACCCTCACCGAGCCGGGGAAAGACAGTCCCTACCGGAACCGGCAGGTGGAGGAAAACCTTGAGCTCTTCGCCCGCATGCGGGCCGGCGAGTTTCCCGACGGTTCCCGGGTGCTGCGGGCGAAGATCGACATGCGTTCAGGGAATCTCAACATGCGGGACCCGGTTATCTACCGCATCCTGCGCGCCGAGCATCACCGGACCGGGAGTCAGTGGTGCATCTATCCCATGTATGATTTCGCCCATTGTCTGTCCGACTCCCTTGAAGGCATTACCCATTCCATCTGTACCCTGGAATTTGAAGATCATCGTCCCCTCTATGATTGGATTCTCGATCAGCTGCCGGTTTCCTGCCATCCCCAGCAGATTGAGTTTGCCCGCCTTAATCTGAGCTATACGGTGATGAGCAAGCGGAAACTTCTGCAGCTGGTGGAACAGGGGCTGGTGAGCGGCTGGGATGATCCCCGGATGCCCACCATTGCCGGTCTTCGCCGGCGTGGTTTTACCCCGGAGGCAATCCGGGATTTCTGCGATCGGATCGGGGTGGCCAAAAAAGACAGTACGGTGGATCTGGCGCTGCTGGAACACTGTCTGCGTGAGGATCTGAACCGCCGAGCGCTGCGGCTGATGGGCGTCCTGAGGCCGCTCAAAGTGGTGATCACCAATTATCCTGAAGGCCGGATGGAGGAGCTGGAAGCGATCAATAATCCCGAGGACCCGGCGGCTGGTACCCGGCTGCTGCCTTTTTCCCGTGAGCTTTATATCGAGCGGGATGACTTCCTGGAAGAGCCGCCGAAGAAATTTTTCCGTCTGACCCCCGGTCGGGAGGTGCGGCTGCGCTATGCCTACTACATCACCTGCGAGCGGGTGGTCAAAGATGAGCAGACCGGGGAGGTGCTGGAAGTTCACTGTACCTATGACCCTGAGACCCGGGGCGGTTCCTCGCCTGACGGCCGCAAGGTCAAAGGGACCATTCACTGGGTATCCGCCAGCCATGCCCGGGATGCCGAGGTGCGTCTCTATGATCGCCTGTTCACCCATCCCAACCCGGGTGGCGAGAGGGATGGCTCCGACTTCACCGCTTTTCTCAATCCCGGCTCCCTGGAAATCCTGGACGGTTGCAAGGTGGAACCAAGCGTGGTGGACCTGCCGACCGGTCAGCCGTTTCAGTTTGAGCGGCTGGGGTATTTCTGTGCCGATGTCCGCAGTTCGACAGCCGAGTCGCCGGTCTTCAACCGGGCGGTCACCCTGCGCGATTCCTGGGCCAAGGTGGCGGCAAAACAGTGA
- a CDS encoding dienelactone hydrolase family protein, with the protein MQEDRVSIPLGHGLPPVSGIMTLPTAFQPGTGTGIIIAHGAANTMELPLLVAFTRGLAKAGYPSLRFNFPYSDQRKKSPDPQMVLEQTWLAASHFFARSPQYKPAAIVGAGKSMGGRVMAQLMAKKAMRLEKLIFLGYPLHAPGRKEQLRAAHLYEIIVPQLYFAGTRDSLCDLGSMQTVLNKLPAPWKLEIIEGGDHSFHLPKTMGREEAEVFKTIIEKTIRWLT; encoded by the coding sequence ATGCAGGAAGATCGCGTCAGCATTCCCCTCGGGCACGGGCTGCCCCCGGTTTCCGGGATTATGACCCTGCCAACGGCATTCCAACCGGGAACGGGCACCGGCATCATCATTGCCCACGGCGCAGCCAACACCATGGAACTGCCCCTGCTGGTGGCCTTCACCCGCGGGCTTGCCAAGGCTGGATACCCCTCGCTGCGTTTTAACTTTCCCTACAGCGACCAGAGGAAAAAATCTCCTGACCCACAAATGGTCCTGGAGCAAACCTGGCTGGCAGCCAGCCATTTTTTTGCCCGCAGTCCGCAGTACAAGCCGGCAGCAATTGTCGGCGCCGGCAAATCGATGGGCGGCCGGGTCATGGCCCAGCTGATGGCCAAAAAGGCAATGAGACTTGAGAAACTGATTTTTCTCGGCTATCCATTGCACGCCCCCGGCCGTAAAGAACAGCTGCGCGCTGCCCACCTCTATGAGATCATCGTACCGCAGCTTTATTTTGCCGGCACCAGAGACAGCCTCTGTGATCTTGGCAGCATGCAGACCGTCTTGAACAAGCTGCCGGCTCCCTGGAAACTGGAGATCATCGAGGGCGGCGATCATTCATTTCATCTGCCGAAAACAATGGGCAGAGAAGAGGCCGAGGTCTTCAAGACAATCATCGAAAAAACGATCAGGTGGCTGACATGA